One part of the Actinomyces howellii genome encodes these proteins:
- a CDS encoding DeoR/GlpR family DNA-binding transcription regulator: MQRHDHIVSLVRDSGFETVTSLATRLHVNVSTIRRDLEELAAAGALRRTHGGAIPPRDHLAGLTDTSNMREKQAIGPAMAERILEGQTVFLDSGSTCLETARALDRQRVTVVTHDLLVGQEILRKPALNLVFIGGELLPNRTHMWGPTAVEQLNQIRVNVAVFGASSVLEDGIYGNSAYALEIVRKIRSIASEAFFVADSTKFGRPAMYKILGIEDFTAGITDSLLAPIKAASYPIPLIRAEVASG, encoded by the coding sequence ATGCAACGCCATGACCACATCGTCTCGCTCGTGCGGGACTCAGGATTCGAGACAGTCACGTCACTGGCCACGAGGCTCCACGTCAACGTCTCGACGATCCGCAGGGACCTCGAGGAGCTCGCCGCGGCCGGGGCGCTGCGGCGCACCCACGGCGGGGCGATCCCGCCACGCGACCACCTGGCCGGCCTCACCGACACCTCGAACATGCGTGAGAAGCAGGCGATCGGTCCGGCGATGGCCGAGAGGATCCTCGAGGGGCAGACGGTCTTCCTCGACTCGGGATCGACCTGCCTGGAGACGGCGCGGGCCCTCGACCGCCAGCGGGTGACGGTCGTGACCCACGACCTGCTCGTCGGGCAGGAGATCCTGCGCAAGCCGGCCCTCAACCTCGTGTTCATCGGCGGTGAGCTGCTGCCCAACCGCACCCACATGTGGGGTCCGACCGCCGTCGAGCAGCTCAACCAGATCCGGGTCAACGTCGCGGTCTTCGGGGCGAGCTCGGTGCTCGAGGACGGCATCTACGGCAACAGCGCCTACGCCCTGGAGATCGTCCGCAAGATCCGCTCGATCGCCTCGGAGGCCTTCTTCGTGGCGGACTCCACGAAGTTCGGGCGGCCCGCGATGTACAAGATCCTCGGCATCGAGGACTTCACCGCGGGGATCACCGACTCCCTCCTGGCCCCCATCAAGGCGGCCTCCTACCCGATCCCCCTCATCCGGGCCGAGGTGGCCTCCGGGTAG
- a CDS encoding amino-acid N-acetyltransferase, whose amino-acid sequence MNGDTNRPVPSREAPDAAAQAVTRGGPRVALADGAEGFRTVLRRARPADARAIAEIVRPYADKHILIGKDLITYFEDIQEFTVAEASGSQDRDRTGALIGCGALHVMWDDIAEVRTLAVRAEYRRRGVGQAVLTDLLDRARSLGLSRVFCLTFEVAFFSANGFREIEGTPVGTDTYYEMLRSHDDGIAEFLDLARVKPNTLGNTRMLLDL is encoded by the coding sequence ATGAACGGGGACACGAATCGGCCGGTGCCCTCCCGCGAGGCGCCCGACGCCGCCGCCCAGGCAGTGACCCGAGGCGGCCCGCGGGTCGCCCTGGCCGACGGCGCGGAGGGCTTCCGCACGGTGCTGCGCCGCGCCCGGCCGGCCGACGCGCGGGCCATCGCCGAGATCGTGCGCCCGTACGCCGACAAGCACATCCTCATCGGCAAGGACCTCATCACCTACTTCGAGGACATCCAGGAGTTCACGGTCGCGGAGGCCTCGGGCTCACAGGACCGGGACCGCACCGGCGCGCTCATCGGCTGCGGCGCCCTGCACGTCATGTGGGACGACATCGCCGAGGTCCGCACCCTGGCGGTGCGCGCGGAGTACCGGCGCCGCGGTGTGGGCCAGGCGGTGCTCACCGACCTGCTCGACCGGGCCCGGTCACTGGGACTGAGCCGGGTGTTCTGCCTGACCTTCGAGGTGGCCTTCTTCTCCGCCAACGGCTTCCGGGAGATCGAGGGCACCCCGGTGGGGACCGACACCTACTACGAGATGCTGCGCAGCCACGACGACGGGATCGCCGAGTTCCTCGACCTCGCCCGGGTCAAGCCCAACACCTTGGGCAACACGCGCATGCTCCTCGACCTGTGA
- the disA gene encoding DNA integrity scanning diadenylate cyclase DisA, with protein sequence MTDTSVNLLRETLALVAPGTVLRDGLERILRGRTGAIIVLGYDERVESISSGGFHLDVELSAARLRELSKMDGAVTVDRANNRIRRANVQLLPNASIETAEAGMRHRTAERVARQTGHPVISVSQSMKIVSLYVDGKRHVLESSDAILARANQALATLERYTSRLSQTSGSLDALEIEDLVTVRDVTAVLQLLEMVRRIASDIDGYVVELGTDGRLLDLQLEELTRGLMAERDFLLTDYLSEGLDTATVDARLKWVGSPALLDLAMVARSMGLGGPDGQDLDAHVSPRGLRILAKIPRLPLVTARAVVGTWGSLQGVLGASVDELQAVDGVDVRSARTLRDGLSRLAEVSLVDRYA encoded by the coding sequence ATGACTGACACCTCCGTCAACCTGCTGCGCGAGACGCTGGCTCTCGTCGCGCCGGGAACCGTCCTGCGCGACGGGCTGGAGCGCATCCTGCGGGGACGCACCGGGGCGATCATCGTCCTGGGCTACGACGAGCGGGTCGAGTCGATCTCCTCAGGGGGCTTCCACCTCGACGTCGAGCTCTCCGCGGCACGTCTGCGTGAGCTGTCGAAGATGGACGGCGCCGTCACCGTCGACCGGGCGAACAACCGGATCCGCCGCGCCAACGTCCAGCTCCTGCCCAACGCCTCGATCGAGACCGCAGAGGCGGGCATGCGCCACCGCACCGCCGAGCGGGTGGCCCGCCAGACCGGGCACCCGGTCATCTCGGTGAGCCAGTCGATGAAGATCGTCTCCCTGTACGTCGACGGCAAGCGCCACGTGCTCGAGTCGAGCGACGCGATCCTGGCCCGGGCCAACCAGGCCCTGGCCACCCTCGAGCGCTACACCTCCCGGCTGTCCCAGACCTCGGGCAGCCTCGACGCCCTCGAGATCGAGGACCTCGTCACCGTCCGCGACGTCACGGCCGTCCTCCAGCTGCTCGAGATGGTGCGCCGCATCGCCTCGGACATCGACGGCTACGTCGTCGAGCTCGGCACCGACGGGCGCCTCCTCGACCTCCAGCTCGAGGAGCTGACCCGCGGGCTCATGGCCGAGCGGGACTTCCTCCTCACCGACTACCTGTCCGAGGGGCTGGACACCGCCACCGTCGACGCACGCCTCAAGTGGGTCGGCTCCCCCGCCCTGCTCGACCTGGCCATGGTCGCCCGCTCGATGGGCCTGGGCGGGCCCGACGGCCAGGACCTCGACGCCCACGTCTCCCCGCGCGGCCTGCGCATCCTGGCCAAGATCCCGCGCCTGCCCCTGGTCACGGCGCGCGCGGTGGTCGGCACCTGGGGCTCCCTCCAGGGGGTCCTCGGGGCCTCGGTCGACGAGCTCCAGGCCGTTGACGGCGTCGACGTGCGCAGCGCCCGCACCCTGCGCGACGGGCTGTCCCGTCTTGCCGAGGTCTCCCTGGTCGACCGCTACGCCTGA
- a CDS encoding HhH-GPD family protein, with translation MSAGAGAGARTGQGPGAPDGVALAHWFAEHRRDLPWRDPGTTPWGVLVSEVMSQQTPVARVAPVWQEWMARWPAPADLARAQTAEVLRAWGNLGYPRRALRLIECAQALATRHGGRLPTELDELLALPGVGQYTAGAVMAFAYGRRALTLDTNVRRVLARAVGGTALPPPSLGRAERERAEALLPGDDAEAARWSMAVMELGALVCTAKDPRCAQCPWRPGCAWQAAGRPADAHAGRRRVQAWHGTDRQARGMVMARLRATGPGEVLSRAELLAAARRAGERAAGGAGDADPDQPERALASLEADGLIVSRDAGASFALP, from the coding sequence GTGAGCGCCGGTGCGGGCGCAGGGGCGCGCACCGGTCAGGGGCCGGGAGCCCCGGACGGTGTCGCGCTGGCCCACTGGTTCGCCGAGCACCGGCGCGACCTGCCCTGGCGCGACCCGGGCACCACGCCGTGGGGTGTGCTCGTCTCGGAGGTGATGAGCCAGCAGACGCCCGTGGCCCGGGTCGCCCCGGTGTGGCAGGAGTGGATGGCGCGCTGGCCCGCCCCCGCCGACCTGGCCCGGGCGCAGACCGCCGAGGTGCTGCGCGCCTGGGGGAACCTGGGGTACCCCCGCCGGGCGCTGCGGCTCATCGAGTGCGCCCAGGCTCTTGCCACGCGCCACGGCGGTCGCCTCCCCACCGAGCTCGACGAGCTGCTCGCGCTCCCGGGCGTCGGGCAGTACACGGCGGGCGCCGTCATGGCATTCGCCTACGGGCGCCGGGCGCTCACCCTCGACACGAACGTCCGGCGCGTGCTGGCACGGGCGGTCGGCGGGACGGCGCTGCCCCCGCCCTCGCTGGGGCGCGCGGAGCGGGAGAGAGCTGAGGCCCTCCTGCCCGGGGACGACGCCGAGGCGGCGCGGTGGTCAATGGCCGTCATGGAGCTCGGGGCGCTCGTGTGCACCGCCAAGGACCCGCGCTGCGCGCAGTGCCCCTGGCGGCCGGGCTGCGCGTGGCAGGCCGCGGGGCGCCCGGCGGACGCCCACGCCGGGCGACGGCGCGTCCAGGCCTGGCACGGCACCGACCGGCAGGCCCGGGGGATGGTCATGGCCCGCCTGCGGGCCACCGGGCCCGGGGAGGTCCTCAGCCGGGCCGAGCTCCTGGCCGCCGCCCGCCGGGCGGGCGAGCGGGCCGCGGGGGGCGCGGGGGACGCGGACCCCGACCAGCCCGAGCGGGCGCTGGCCTCGCTCGAGGCCGACGGGCTCATCGTCTCCCGGGACGCCGGGGCGAGCTTCGCCCTGCCCTGA
- the radA gene encoding DNA repair protein RadA has product MTSSKSAARARTSYLCSECGWTSPKWLGQCRECRAWGTLEEFVEAGGASSGSSGPARVLALRPAEPARPIGEVSAEEARARPTGVGELDRVLGGGVVPGAVILLAGEPGVGKSTLLLDVAAKAAAVSRERGDGPVLYVTGEESASQVRLRAERIDAIDPALLLASENELSALLGHVESTGPSLLVVDSVQTIASAQVEGSAGGVTQVRAVAGALISVAKERGVPVLLVGHVTKDGGIAGPRVLEHLVDVVCQFEGDRHARLRLLRAVKNRYGPTDEVGCFDLGERGIVGLADPSGLFLSAARSEVPGTCATVTLEGRRPVPVEVQALVAGTAAGSPRRTTSGVDHSRVAMSLAVLAARLGVDTSSCDVYVSTVGGARAVEPATDLAVAVAVVSAAHGVPAPAGLVAFGEVGLTGEVRATVGIQRRLAEAARLGFDRAIVPLAGSEELRRVEGVRVLPVGHLGEAVGAALPRP; this is encoded by the coding sequence ATGACCTCCTCCAAGAGCGCCGCGAGGGCGCGCACCTCCTACCTGTGCTCGGAGTGCGGCTGGACCAGTCCCAAGTGGTTGGGCCAGTGCCGTGAGTGCCGGGCATGGGGCACCCTCGAGGAGTTCGTTGAGGCCGGCGGCGCCTCCTCTGGCTCCTCGGGGCCGGCCCGCGTCCTCGCGCTGCGCCCGGCCGAGCCCGCCCGTCCCATCGGGGAGGTGAGCGCGGAGGAGGCCCGTGCCCGCCCCACCGGCGTCGGCGAGCTCGACCGGGTCCTGGGCGGCGGGGTCGTGCCCGGGGCCGTCATCCTCCTGGCCGGGGAGCCGGGGGTCGGCAAGTCCACGCTCCTGCTCGACGTCGCGGCCAAGGCCGCCGCCGTCTCCCGCGAGCGCGGCGACGGCCCGGTGCTCTACGTCACCGGTGAGGAGTCGGCCAGCCAGGTGCGACTGCGGGCCGAGCGCATCGACGCCATCGACCCCGCCCTCCTGCTGGCCAGCGAGAACGAGCTGTCGGCGCTGCTGGGGCACGTGGAGTCCACCGGACCCAGCCTGCTCGTCGTCGACTCAGTCCAGACCATCGCCTCGGCCCAGGTCGAGGGCAGCGCCGGGGGCGTCACCCAGGTGCGAGCCGTCGCCGGGGCGCTGATCTCCGTGGCCAAGGAGCGCGGGGTGCCCGTCCTGCTCGTGGGCCACGTGACCAAGGACGGCGGCATCGCCGGCCCACGCGTCCTCGAGCACCTCGTCGACGTCGTGTGCCAGTTCGAGGGGGACCGCCACGCCCGCCTCCGGCTCCTGCGCGCGGTCAAGAACCGCTACGGCCCGACCGACGAGGTCGGCTGCTTCGACCTGGGCGAACGGGGCATCGTCGGCCTGGCCGACCCCTCGGGCCTGTTCCTGTCCGCGGCGCGCTCAGAGGTCCCCGGAACCTGCGCCACGGTCACCCTCGAGGGCCGCCGCCCCGTCCCCGTCGAGGTCCAGGCCCTTGTGGCCGGCACCGCGGCGGGATCACCACGACGCACGACCTCGGGAGTCGACCACTCCCGGGTCGCCATGTCCCTGGCCGTCCTCGCCGCGCGGCTGGGGGTCGACACCTCCTCCTGCGACGTCTACGTCTCGACCGTCGGCGGCGCACGGGCGGTCGAGCCCGCCACGGACCTGGCCGTGGCCGTCGCCGTGGTCTCCGCTGCCCACGGGGTGCCCGCCCCCGCCGGGCTCGTCGCCTTCGGGGAGGTGGGCCTGACCGGGGAGGTCCGCGCCACCGTCGGCATCCAACGGCGTCTGGCCGAGGCCGCTCGCCTCGGCTTCGACCGGGCGATCGTGCCCCTGGCCGGAAGCGAGGAGCTGCGGAGGGTCGAGGGGGTGCGGGTCCTGCCCGTCGGCCACCTCGGGGAGGCCGTCGGCGCGGCACTGCCCCGACCCTGA
- the tkt gene encoding transketolase has protein sequence MTSEQLALSDADLKAISIAKALAADAVETAGSGHPGTAISLAPVAYLLYQQEMAGDPSDPRWLGRDRFVLSAGHASLLQYVQLVMAGYGLEVSDLEALRTAGSLTPGHPEFGHTAGVETTTGPLGAGMANAVGMAMAARYEHGLLDPQAAPGESVFDHYVYTIVGDGCMQEGVSSEAASLAGTQRLGNLIAIYDDNDISIEGDTDIAFDEDPSARFRAYGWQVLEVDWTAGGEYREDLEALHEALVQARAETSRPTLIRLRTIIAWPSPTKQGQASSHGAKLGAEEVAGLKRALGLDPEARFATDGVLEHTRARAARRAAAAREQWDARFETWRTSNPERAALLDRLLSGEPPAGLDEALPVWEVGESLATRAASGKVLSALAPVVPELWGGSADLAGSNNTTMAGQGSFLPAELAKAPGDGPYGRTLHFGVREHAMGSVINGIVLDGLTRAYGGTFLVFADYMRPAVRLAALMRIPSTFVWSHDSIGVGEDGPTHQPIEHLAALRAIPGLDVVRPADANETAAAWAAILRRRHHPAGIILSRQNLPVLASSEQAGSGVARGAYVLREATGPDGAPTAPEVVIIATGSEVAVADAARELLQAEGTATRVVSAPCLEWFAEQDEDYRDSVLPADAARVSVEAGIALGWREIVGQGGQIVSIEEFGASAPGTYLFEQHGFTADNVAARARQALARP, from the coding sequence ATGACCTCTGAGCAGCTCGCACTGTCCGACGCCGACCTCAAGGCGATCTCGATCGCCAAGGCGCTGGCCGCCGACGCCGTGGAGACGGCCGGCTCCGGCCACCCGGGCACGGCGATCTCCCTGGCTCCGGTGGCCTACCTCCTCTACCAGCAGGAGATGGCCGGTGACCCCTCCGACCCCCGGTGGCTGGGCCGCGACCGCTTCGTGCTGTCGGCGGGGCACGCCTCGCTCCTTCAGTACGTCCAGCTCGTCATGGCCGGCTACGGCCTCGAGGTCAGCGACCTCGAGGCGCTGCGGACGGCGGGCTCCCTGACCCCGGGCCACCCGGAGTTCGGGCACACCGCCGGGGTGGAGACGACGACCGGCCCGCTCGGGGCGGGCATGGCCAACGCGGTGGGCATGGCCATGGCGGCGCGCTACGAGCACGGCCTGCTCGACCCGCAGGCGGCCCCCGGCGAGTCGGTCTTCGACCACTACGTCTACACGATCGTGGGTGACGGCTGCATGCAGGAGGGGGTGTCCTCCGAAGCGGCCTCCCTGGCCGGCACCCAGCGCCTGGGCAACCTCATCGCCATCTACGACGACAACGACATCTCCATCGAGGGGGACACCGACATCGCCTTCGACGAGGACCCCTCGGCCCGCTTCAGGGCATACGGCTGGCAGGTCCTCGAGGTCGACTGGACCGCCGGAGGGGAGTACCGCGAGGACCTCGAGGCCCTCCACGAGGCTCTCGTCCAGGCCCGGGCGGAGACCTCCCGGCCCACGCTCATCCGCCTGCGCACGATCATCGCCTGGCCCTCGCCGACGAAGCAGGGTCAGGCCTCGAGCCACGGGGCCAAGCTGGGCGCCGAGGAGGTCGCCGGCCTCAAGCGGGCCCTGGGCCTGGACCCCGAGGCCCGGTTCGCCACTGACGGCGTCCTGGAGCACACCCGTGCCCGGGCCGCCCGGCGCGCGGCGGCGGCCCGCGAGCAGTGGGACGCCCGCTTCGAGACCTGGAGGACCTCCAACCCCGAGCGGGCGGCTCTTCTCGACCGCCTCCTGTCCGGTGAGCCGCCCGCCGGGCTCGACGAGGCCCTGCCCGTCTGGGAGGTCGGGGAGTCCCTGGCCACCCGGGCCGCCTCGGGGAAGGTCCTGTCGGCCCTGGCACCCGTCGTCCCCGAGCTGTGGGGCGGTTCGGCGGACCTGGCCGGCTCGAACAACACGACGATGGCCGGTCAGGGCTCCTTCCTGCCCGCCGAGCTGGCCAAGGCCCCCGGGGACGGTCCCTACGGGCGCACGCTCCACTTCGGTGTGCGCGAGCACGCGATGGGCTCGGTGATCAACGGCATCGTGCTCGACGGCCTCACCCGCGCCTACGGCGGCACCTTCCTCGTCTTTGCCGACTACATGCGGCCGGCGGTGCGCCTGGCGGCGCTCATGAGGATCCCCTCGACCTTCGTGTGGAGCCACGACTCCATCGGGGTCGGCGAGGACGGCCCCACCCACCAGCCGATCGAGCACCTCGCCGCCCTGCGAGCCATCCCCGGCCTCGACGTCGTGCGCCCGGCCGACGCCAACGAGACGGCCGCCGCCTGGGCCGCGATCCTGCGCCGTCGCCACCACCCCGCCGGCATCATCCTGTCCCGCCAGAACCTGCCGGTGCTGGCCTCCTCCGAGCAGGCCGGATCCGGGGTGGCCCGGGGCGCCTACGTGCTGCGCGAGGCCACCGGCCCTGACGGCGCGCCGACCGCCCCGGAGGTCGTCATCATCGCCACCGGCTCGGAGGTGGCCGTGGCCGACGCGGCCCGCGAGCTCCTCCAGGCCGAGGGCACCGCGACCCGGGTCGTGTCCGCCCCCTGCCTGGAGTGGTTCGCCGAGCAGGACGAGGACTACCGGGACTCGGTCCTGCCCGCCGACGCGGCCCGGGTCTCGGTCGAGGCCGGGATCGCCCTGGGGTGGCGTGAGATCGTCGGGCAGGGCGGCCAGATCGTCTCGATCGAGGAGTTCGGGGCCTCAGCCCCCGGCACCTACCTCTTCGAGCAGCACGGCTTCACCGCCGACAACGTGGCCGCCCGGGCCCGCCAGGCCCTCGCGCGCCCCTGA
- a CDS encoding MIP/aquaporin family protein, with protein sequence MTPTLGQVFLSELFGTLILILVGAGVCAAVTLPKSKAQASGWIVISWGWGLAVFMGVYAAYATGAHINPAVTLGLAAAGRDLAAGVPATAVNIAVYVAGQMVGAFLGAVAAWLAYKKHFDEEAPAEAKLGCFSTAPSIRSYGWNLVTEVIATFVLVGWIIQSGKTPSQLGPLAVALVVVGIGLALGGPTGYAINPARDLGPRLAHAVLPIPGKGGSDWSYAWVPVVGPIIGGVAAGLIVPSMAGLF encoded by the coding sequence ATGACTCCCACCCTGGGGCAGGTCTTCCTGTCCGAGCTCTTCGGAACGCTCATCCTCATCCTCGTGGGTGCCGGCGTGTGCGCCGCCGTCACCCTGCCCAAGTCCAAGGCGCAGGCCTCGGGCTGGATCGTCATCTCCTGGGGATGGGGACTGGCGGTGTTCATGGGCGTCTACGCCGCCTATGCGACCGGCGCCCACATCAACCCCGCCGTCACCCTGGGCCTGGCCGCCGCCGGGCGCGACCTGGCCGCCGGCGTGCCGGCGACGGCCGTCAACATCGCGGTCTACGTCGCCGGGCAGATGGTCGGCGCCTTCCTCGGCGCCGTGGCGGCCTGGCTGGCCTACAAGAAGCACTTCGACGAGGAGGCCCCGGCCGAGGCCAAGCTCGGCTGCTTCTCGACCGCCCCGTCGATCCGCTCCTACGGCTGGAACCTCGTCACCGAGGTGATCGCGACCTTCGTCCTCGTGGGCTGGATCATCCAGTCGGGCAAGACCCCCTCCCAGCTCGGGCCGCTGGCGGTCGCCCTCGTCGTCGTCGGCATCGGCCTGGCGCTGGGAGGCCCGACCGGCTACGCGATCAACCCCGCCCGCGACCTGGGCCCGCGCCTGGCTCACGCCGTCCTGCCGATCCCGGGCAAGGGCGGGTCGGACTGGTCCTACGCCTGGGTGCCCGTGGTCGGCCCGATCATCGGCGGCGTGGCTGCCGGTCTCATCGTCCCGTCCATGGCAGGACTGTTCTGA
- a CDS encoding glycerol-3-phosphate dehydrogenase/oxidase, protein MSSPEGLDVLVVGGGVTGAGIALDAASRGLRTGIVEMGDWAAGTSSWSSKLIHGGLRYLYQLDFPLVHEALTERGRLLTTTAPHLVKAQPFLWPLKHHYERSYSAVGVGMYDALAVAGARGRRTVPIQKHLGRAGTRALAPALDSSHLAGAIRFYDARVDDARLVIDLVRTAVGLGAMAASRTKVTGYLKDAHGTVTGARVTDLETGTAHEIRAAETINATGVWTEQTQDMATTEGGLKVLASKGIHIVVPRQAIDAQTGIFLRTEKSVLFIIPWPRYWVIGTTDTPWTQDVSKPVATSADIDYVLEHANEVLTRPIRREDIIGTYAGLRPLLQPHLKPGAEAASTKVSREHTVTRVAPGLTAIAGGKLTTYRVMAVDAVDHALGEARAHAHPSATADLPLVGAARYHEEAARAGEVARSRGWTLARVTHLLDRYGDELPALLAAIDEAGPEAAWDRPLALAPDFLRAEVAWAVTHEGAAHLDDVLLRRVRLDIEQRDRGLAAAQEVLEVMAPLLGWGEEEVAAERASYAARVEQIAAAENEGTDAAAVAHIEQAI, encoded by the coding sequence ATGAGCTCCCCCGAGGGGCTCGACGTGCTCGTCGTCGGCGGCGGCGTGACCGGGGCGGGCATCGCCCTGGACGCCGCGAGCCGCGGCCTGCGCACCGGCATCGTCGAGATGGGCGACTGGGCGGCCGGCACCTCGTCGTGGTCCTCCAAGCTCATCCACGGGGGGCTGCGCTACCTCTACCAGCTCGACTTCCCCCTGGTCCACGAGGCCCTGACCGAGCGAGGTCGGCTGCTGACGACCACCGCCCCCCACCTCGTCAAGGCCCAGCCCTTCCTGTGGCCGCTCAAGCACCACTACGAGCGCAGCTACTCCGCGGTCGGGGTGGGCATGTACGACGCCCTGGCCGTCGCGGGGGCCCGGGGCCGCAGGACGGTGCCGATCCAGAAGCACCTCGGGCGTGCCGGCACCCGGGCGCTGGCCCCCGCCCTCGACTCCTCCCACCTGGCCGGTGCGATCCGCTTCTACGACGCCCGCGTCGACGACGCCCGCCTCGTCATCGACCTCGTGCGCACCGCCGTCGGCCTGGGGGCCATGGCCGCCAGCCGCACGAAGGTGACCGGCTACCTCAAGGACGCCCACGGCACCGTCACCGGGGCGCGGGTCACCGACCTGGAGACCGGGACCGCCCACGAGATCCGGGCCGCCGAGACGATCAACGCCACGGGCGTGTGGACCGAGCAGACCCAGGACATGGCCACCACCGAGGGCGGCCTCAAGGTCCTGGCCTCCAAGGGCATCCACATCGTCGTGCCCCGCCAGGCCATCGACGCCCAGACCGGGATCTTCCTGCGCACCGAGAAGTCGGTGCTGTTCATCATCCCCTGGCCGCGCTACTGGGTCATCGGGACGACCGACACCCCCTGGACCCAGGACGTGTCCAAGCCCGTGGCCACCTCCGCCGACATCGACTACGTCCTCGAGCACGCCAACGAGGTGCTCACCCGCCCCATCCGCCGTGAGGACATCATCGGCACCTACGCCGGGCTGCGCCCCCTCCTCCAGCCCCACCTCAAGCCGGGGGCGGAGGCCGCCTCGACGAAGGTCTCTCGCGAGCACACCGTCACCCGCGTGGCACCGGGCCTCACGGCGATCGCCGGCGGGAAGCTGACCACCTACCGGGTCATGGCCGTCGACGCCGTCGACCACGCCCTGGGTGAGGCGCGCGCCCACGCCCACCCCTCGGCCACCGCCGACCTGCCTCTTGTCGGCGCCGCCCGCTACCACGAGGAGGCGGCCCGCGCCGGTGAGGTCGCCCGGAGCCGGGGGTGGACCCTGGCCCGGGTCACCCACCTGCTCGACCGCTACGGCGACGAGCTGCCGGCCCTGCTGGCGGCCATTGACGAGGCCGGCCCCGAGGCGGCCTGGGACAGGCCGCTGGCCCTGGCCCCGGACTTCCTGCGCGCCGAGGTCGCCTGGGCGGTCACCCACGAGGGCGCCGCCCACCTCGACGACGTCCTGCTGCGCCGGGTGCGTCTCGACATCGAGCAGCGCGACCGCGGCCTGGCCGCCGCGCAGGAGGTTCTCGAGGTCATGGCCCCGCTCCTGGGCTGGGGCGAGGAGGAGGTCGCCGCCGAGCGCGCCTCCTACGCCGCTCGGGTCGAGCAGATCGCCGCCGCGGAGAACGAGGGGACCGACGCCGCCGCGGTGGCGCACATCGAGCAGGCGATCTGA
- a CDS encoding sugar-binding transcriptional regulator, translated as MYYVQAETMEVIARHLGCSRSTVSRLLARARDEGVVRIELAAPWGAGSLEARFAAEMGVRAQIVPVREGTTEVHRLQQVAAVAAARLVEIVSALAYQDHRPAAGPGAVEPLVIGVAWGTTMNEVVAALPVRRVPGLTVVQLNGASDPLHEGPSAGQMLAGLGQALGARTIGFPVPAFFDQVGAREAMWAERSVRRVLGVAARARLAVFGVGAVEGPLPSQVYQGGHLTRADMEVARREGVVGDVCTVLLREDGTWADVDLNARATGPTPVQLTRVPRRLCVVAGTWKARACLAALRARVATDLVIDDATARAVLALAQQKEAP; from the coding sequence ATGTACTACGTCCAGGCCGAGACGATGGAGGTGATCGCCCGGCACCTGGGCTGCTCGCGCTCGACCGTCTCCCGCCTGCTGGCGCGGGCCCGGGACGAGGGCGTCGTACGCATCGAGCTCGCCGCCCCGTGGGGTGCCGGGAGCCTTGAGGCTCGCTTCGCCGCCGAGATGGGTGTGCGGGCACAGATCGTGCCGGTGCGGGAGGGCACGACCGAGGTCCACCGGCTCCAGCAGGTCGCCGCCGTCGCCGCGGCACGCCTGGTCGAGATCGTCTCCGCCCTGGCGTACCAGGACCACCGCCCCGCCGCCGGGCCCGGCGCCGTCGAGCCCCTCGTCATCGGCGTGGCCTGGGGCACGACGATGAACGAGGTGGTCGCGGCCCTCCCCGTGCGCCGGGTGCCCGGCCTGACGGTCGTCCAGCTCAACGGCGCCTCCGACCCGCTGCACGAGGGGCCCTCGGCGGGCCAGATGCTCGCGGGCCTGGGCCAGGCGCTGGGTGCGCGCACGATCGGCTTCCCCGTGCCGGCCTTCTTCGACCAGGTAGGGGCGCGTGAGGCCATGTGGGCCGAGCGCTCGGTGCGCCGCGTGCTCGGCGTGGCGGCCAGGGCGCGCCTGGCCGTGTTCGGGGTCGGGGCGGTCGAGGGGCCCCTGCCCTCCCAGGTGTACCAGGGGGGCCACCTCACACGGGCCGACATGGAGGTCGCCAGGCGTGAGGGAGTGGTCGGGGACGTGTGCACGGTCCTGCTGCGCGAGGACGGCACGTGGGCCGACGTCGACCTCAACGCGCGTGCCACCGGCCCCACGCCCGTCCAGCTCACTCGCGTCCCGCGCAGGTTGTGCGTCGTGGCGGGCACGTGGAAGGCTCGGGCCTGCTTGGCGGCCCTGCGCGCCCGTGTCGCGACCGACCTGGTCATCGACGACGCCACGGCGCGCGCGGTGCTCGCCCTGGCCCAGCAGAAGGAGGCCCCATGA